The DNA sequence TGCCGGGGGTAACGATCGTGCCGATGAAGACCACGGCGCGGTTCCAGTTCCGGCTTAACTGGTCGAAGGGCTATGTCGGAGGGCGTGCGCTCGCCGAGACGCTGGCGATGATCCGCGACGTGCCGAAGGATCGGCTGGTTTTCGTGGCGTGTCACCATCCGCTGATCGAGGCGGGTACGCGCAGCACCTCCCGCACGCGTGGCGGGCGGGAGGCGCTGGCGGCGCTGACGGCGGCGGGCGTCGACGCGGTGCTGACGGGGCATGTCCACGACCCGTTCGACATCGCGCATGAGTCGGTCCGGCTGATCGGCGCGGGCACCCTGTCCGAACGCACGCGCGACAGTGCGCCGTCGTTCAACGAGATCACGATCGATGGCGTTGCGTTCACGACGGTCGCGCGGATGATGGGGGCGTCGGCTGATCCAACGATCGCGGCGGAGGGGCCGGATACGGAAGTACGGTTGTAGGGAGCGAATGACAGCGATGGGTTGGCTCTTATGCCGGGACGCTAGAACCGCTTACAAGCCATTGCGGACAACGCGATTGAGTTTAGGCTATGCGAATGTGGCACGTCATCGCATTCGCACTCGCCTTAACGTCTTCTCAGGTAGGCCAGCGCTTAACCGTCAGGGGGGCAGAGTTTGGGCCGCAACAACGCCTGACTTGTCAGTGGTTCACTAATTTCGAGAATAGCCGACTTGAACGGTGTCGTGCCACAACGGGTCCGTCGCCCATCTTGGACGATGGCGCATCCATTGAATGCACTGACAAGTCGGTCTGTGCGGAACTGGATGATAGAGCTCGAGACGCAGCCCGCTGGCAAAAGAAGGAGCCGGTATGGGGCGTCTTCGCGGTGGAATTTTATGGCCGGGTCGGCATGACCAAACGCGAGAAACAATATCTCGGCGATGGTACAAGAACCGTGATTATTGAGCGGATCATTAGTGTCCGAAAGCGCGCCGATCCATGATTTTGCAACGGTAGCTTTAACCAATCACGGTCATCGCTTCAGTCTGCCCGACGCCGGAATCGGCAGCTTTGCCATCCCCAAACGAGAAAGGGCGGCCCGTTGCCGGACCGCCCTCCCTTTCCCCGTCGGGAAACCGATTAGCGCTTCGAGAACTGGAAGCTGCGGCGGGCCTTGGCCTTGCCGTACTTCTTGCGCTCGACCGCGCGGCTGTCGCGGGTCAGGAACCCGGCGGCCTTGACCGGCGCGCGCAGCAACGGTTCGAACTTGGTCAGTGCCTGGGCGATGCCGTGCTTGACGGCGCCGGCCTGGCCCGAAAGCCCGCCGCCCTTGACGGTGCAGACCACGTCATACTGACCGTCACGCTCGGCGACGCCGAACGGCTGGTTGATGACGAGACGCAGCGTCGGACGCGCGAAATAGACTTGCTGATCGCGACCGTTGATCGTGATCTTGCCCGAGCCGGGCTTGATCCAGACGCGTGCGACGGCGTCCTTGCGGCGGCCGGTCGCATAGGCGCGGCCATAGGCGTCGAGGATCTGCTCACGCAGCGGCATCGTCGAGACGACAGGTGCTGGCGCACCGGCAATGTAATCCTCGGCACTGGCAGGCGCACCGGCGGTCACAGCCGCAGGCGTTTCACCGGCAGCGATCGCACCGAGATCGGAAAGGGACTGGCGCCCGTCGGAAATATTGGTGTCGGACATCAGTTGCCCACCTTGTTCTTGCGGCTCATGGCCGCGATGTCGAGGACTTCGGGGTTCTGCGCGGCGTGCGGGTGCTCGGCGCCCTTGAAGATGCGCAGGTTGCGCATCTGCTCACGACCCAGCGGGCCGCGCGGAATCATGCGCTCGATCGCCTTCTCCAGAACGCGCTCCGGGAAGCGGCCTTCGAGCAGCTTCTGCGCGGTCACTTCCTTGATGCCGCCGGCATAACCGGTGTGCTTGTAATACACCTTGTCGGCCAGCTTCTTGCCGGTGAACTTCACCTTGTCGGCGTTGATGACGATGACATTGTCACCGCAATCGACATGCGGGGTGAAGCTGGTCTTGTGCTTGCCGCGCAGGACGTTGGCGATCACCACGGCGGCACGGCCGACGACCAGATCCTGGGCATCGACGATATGCCATTTCTTTTCCACGTCGGCCGGACGAACCGACTTCGTGGTCTTCATCAGCGCCTTCATGGGGCCAGACCTCTAAGTTAAAATGCATGACGCCGCCCGGACAGGACGGCGTCGATGGCGGGCATTTGCGTTAGGGGGTGCTGAAAGTCAAGCAAAACAGCGGGTTTCTCGACGGGTATTGGAATACCCGATCATTCCAGCCGGGTTGTCGTCACTCGTTCGGCAGCGACCGATCCGTCGGGGGCAAGGGTACGGACGGTTTCGACACTGTCCGTGACAAGGCCGGTCATCGGATCGACGCGGCGCACGGTTTCCAGCGACATGCTGCCCGACGCGCCGTCCGGGCCGGGGATTGCGACCATGCCATGCGCAGTGACGGCGACTTCCAGTTGGCCGCGCGTCATTTGCACCGCACGGATGCCATCGAGCTGCGCCGTGCCATAAGGCGAGGTGGCGGGCAGGCGGACGGCGCGGGGCGGGCTTTCGCCGGCGGTTGCAATATCTGCGGCAATCAACGGCGCGACCAGTGAGGCAAGCATAAGTTGTTGGCGGTCGGCCGGCATCTGCGCCAGCGCACCCCGAATCGCCCGCACCCGCGCTGCGCGTTTGCGGTCGAGGTCGCTCGTTCCTGCGGGAGCCTGTGCGCCGATGCCATCGAGCACGGCGGTCCACAAGGCCGCCTGTTCGTCGATCGCGGTAACGCGCCCCGCGCGATCGAGATGAATTACCACCGTTCTTCCGGCGATCCGGGCGAAGCCTGCGCGAAACATCGCCGCAGGATCGTCCGCGCTGCCAACCGGTTCGGCTGCCTCGATCACGATTTCGGCGCGATACCCGCTGCCCGCTTGCCGAAACACGATCCGGCGCGCATTCACAAAGCGGCGGGTGACCCCGTTGTCGATCCGCACGGCTTCGCTGACGACACGCATCGGCTTGTCGACCGGCGGCGCGAACCCCGCGACCATGGCTTGCGCCGCGAATGCGCCGAAGATGATTGGGGTCCCGATCAACGGGTGGAATCGTCGACCCACTGCGCCACCGCGTCACCGGCAGCGGCGGGCCAAATCTCGATCGCGGGCAGGTCGTAGCTGTGCAGCGCGGCGATGCGCTCGGCCAGTTCGCGCGCCAGTTCGGGCGTCGTCTTGAACAGCGCGCGATACTCGGTCGCGGTCTCGATCAGTCCGTGCCAGCGATAGATCGACGTGCACGGGCCAAGCAGGTTGACGCACGCGGCGAGATTTTCCCCGACCATCGATCGTCCGATGCGCTCGGCTTCATCGGCATTGGCAAACGTCACATGAAGCAGCGCAATGTCGCTCATCGCCGCCGCCCTATCGAATGCGCGCCCCATGCGCTCGCCGCGACGACCAGCGCGCCGACAAGCTGGTGCAGCACCGCCACGACGATCTCGACCCCGGTCATCACCGTGGCGATGCCGAGCAGGATCTGGATGCCGAACGCACTGTGGATTGCGATCGACGCGCGCCGGTCGCCCGCTGCCTTTGCCCGTCGTGCCAGCACGATCAGCGCGCCGACGGCGACGAATGCCCACCAGCGATGGACCCAGTGAATCAGCGCCGGATCGTTGAACAGCGCGTCGAGGAACGGGCGCACCGCGAGCACCTCGGAAGGGAACAGCTTGCCGTTCATCAGCGGCCATTCATTGGTCACCAGTCCGGCATTCAGCCCCGCAACAAATGCACCGAAGACGAGCTGCACGAACAGGATCAGTCCGGTCCAGCCTGCCACCGCCGTCACCCGCGCGGGCCGCGACCCGGCATCGCGCCCCAGCCTGCGCAGGTCCAGCGCGGTCCAGATCAGCGCCGCCAGAATGAACAGGGCCAGCAGCAAATGCGCGGCGAGCCGAAAATGGCTGACATCGGTACGCTCTGCCAGACCGGACGTGACCATCCACCAACCGATCACGCCCTGGAGCGCGCCCAGCGCCAGCAACGCGACCAGCCGCCAGCCATAGCCCTGTGGAATCGCGCGCCGGAATGCGAACCACGCCAGCGGCAGCGCGAAGGCGACTCCGATCAGCCGCCCGAGCAGACGGTGGAGATACTCCCAGAAATAAATGCCTTTGAACGCCGCCAGCGACATGCCCTGGTTGATTTGGCTGTATTCCGGGATCAGCTTGTATTTGGCGAACTCGGCCTGCCACGCCGCCTCGCTCAGCGGGGGCAAAATGCCCGTCACCAACTTCCATTCGGTGATCGACAGGCCCGATTCGGTCAGGCGGGTGATGCCGCCGACGGCGACCATCAGCACGATCAGCGCGGCGACGAAGAACAGCCAGTTGGCGATCGCGCGGGGGCGGACGGGGTGGGTGAACGCAGACACTGGCATGGTTTATTCGCTGCGCACGGTAATTGCCAGTCGCAGGGTTCGGTTTACCGCGATGTGATGTTGTAACTTCCCGGCCGTCGATCTATATCGCGGGCATGGCATATGCCGTTGCCCCCCGATTCTGGGAACAGGTCGACACGCGCTTCGATCGCTTTGCGATCGGGGTGTCGAGCCTGTGTCTGGCGCATTGCCTGGCCAGCACGGTGCTGCTGGCTTTGGTGTCGGCGGCGGGCGGATTGCTGCATCCTGCGATCCATGAGATCGGGTTGATGCTGGCGATCGTGTTCGGGCTGGTCGCGCTGGGCCGCGGCATCTGGAAGCATGGCTATATGATGCCCTCCGCCGTCGGTGCGTTCGGCCTTGGCATGATGGCCGGCGCGCTGAGCCTGCCGCATGGCGGGCAGGAGATTTTGTGGACGGTGGTTGGTGTTGCCGTTCTCGCACTGGGCCACGATCTCAACCGGCGAGCGACTTACTAGCCGTCGCTTGCTGCCAACCGCTCGCAAGCCTACATACCGTCCATGCACGCGCACAAACATCATGAGCATGAAGGTTCCGACCTGACCGATGCCGCTCAGGCGACGCTGGAGAAGGCGGGCGAGCAGTGGACGACGATGCGTGCGTCGATCTTCGAGGCACTGGCCGGGTTCGACAAGCCGGCGTCGGCCTATGACATTGCCGAGGCGGTGTCGAAGAAAGAGGGGCGGCGCGTGGCTGCCAACAGCGTCTATCGCATCCTCGACCTGTTCGTGAGCGCCAACCTCGCGCGGCGAGTCGAGAGTTCCAACGCTTATGTCGCAAACGCGCATCCGGATTGCCTGCACGACTGCATCTTTCTGGTGTGTGACTCGTGCGGCCAGACGACGCATCTGGATGATGACAGCATCACGCGGAATGTCCGTTCGGCAGCCAAGGATGCGGGTTTTTCCCCCGTGCGCCCCGTCATTGAAGTGCGCGGCAAGTGCGCTGACTGCGACTGAGAGCCTGACCTCTATTTCATCGACTGCTCAGCTTTTGCTCATGACGCGCGGCACACCAGCAGCGTAACCGCGTTGTAGCAATCGACACCATCATGGTGCTGGAGTAAGTGCGGGTAATGGCTGATCTTCCGAATACGCCGCTGCTCGACACCGTCGATACGCCGCACGACCTCCGCAAGCTCAAATCGAACCAGTTGCGCCAGCTGGCGGACGAACTGCGCGCGGAGACGATCTCTGCGGTCGGCACCACGGGCGGACATCTCGGATCGGGCCTCGGCGTGGTCGAACTGACCGTTGCCATCCATTATGTCTTCGACACCCCTGAAGATCGGCTGGTGTGGGATGTCGGGCACCAATGCTATCCGCACAAGATCCTGACCGGGCGGCGCGACCGCATCCGCACGTTGCGCATGGGGGGCGGGCTGTCGGGCTTCACCAAGCGAAGCGAGAGCGAATATGATCCGTTCGGCGCGGCGCATAGCTCGACCTCGATCTCGGCGGCGTTGGGTTTCGCGGTGGCGAACAAGCTGTCCGGCAAGCCCGGACGCGGCATCGCCGTGATCGGCGACGGGTCGATGAGTGCCGGCATGGCCTATGAGGCGATGAACAACGCCGAACAGGCAGGCAACCGCCTGATCGTGATTCTGAACGACAACGACATGTCGATCGCGCCGCCGGTGGGCGGGCTGTCGGCCTATCTCGCGCGCGTCGTGTCCAGTTCCGAATATCTCGGTCTGCGCAGTCTGGCGAGCAAGGTCGTCCGCAAGCTGTCGCGCCGAGTCCACAGCGCCGCTTCCAAGACCGAGGAATTTGCGCGGGGCATGGTGACGGGCGGCACGTTGTTCGAGGAGCTTGGCTTTTACTATGTCGGCCCGATCGACGGCCATAATCTCGATCATCTGATCCCGGTGCTGGAGAATGTCCGCGACGCGAAGGAAGGCCCGGTGCTGGTCCATGTCGTGACCAAAAAGGGCAAGGGCTATGCCCCCGCCGAGGCGAGCGCCGACAAGTATCACGGCGTGCAGAAATTCGACGTCATCACCGGCGCACAGGCCAAATCGCCGCCGGGGCCGCCATCGTACCAGAATGTGTTCGGCGAGACGCTGGCAAAGCTGGCCGAGACCGACCCCCGCATCTGCGCGATCACCGCGGCGATGCCGTCTGGTACCGGGGTGGACAAATTCGCACAGGCCCACCCCGAGCGCGCTTTCGATGTCGGCATCGCCGAGCAACACGCCGTGACCTTCGCCGCTGGACTCGCGGCACAGGGAATGCGGCCGTTTTGCGCGATCTATTCGACCTTCCTCCAGCGCGCTTACGACCAGGTCGTCCACGACGTCGCGATCCAGAACTTACCCGTCCGCTTCGCCATCGATCGCGCCGGACTCGTCGGTGCCGATGGCGCGACCCATGCGGGCAGTTTCGACGTCACCTATCTGGCGACGCTTCCCAATTTCGTGGTGATGGCCCCGGCTGACGAGGCGGAGCTTGCGCATATGACCAAGACCGCAGTCGAGCACGACAGCGGCCCGATCGCGCTGCGCTATCCGCGCGGTAACGGCACCGGTGTCGAGATTCCCGCCGAGCCGCAGGTACTGGAGATCGGCAAGGGCCGGATCGTGCGCACCGGGCACAAGGTCGCGATCCTGTCGCTCGGCACGCGGCTGGCGGAGGCGTTGAAGGCCGCCGACACGCTCGATGCCAAGGGGTTGTCGACCACTGTCGCCGATCTGCGTTTCGCCAAGCCGCTGGACGAGGCGCTGATCCGCCGCCTGCTGACCACGCACGAGGTCGCGGTGACGATCGAGGAGAATTCGGTCGGCGGCTTCGGCGCACACGTCCTGACGCTGGCGAGCGACGAGGGGCTGATCGACGCCGGGCTCAAGCTGCGCACGCTGCGCCTGCCCGACCGCTTCCAGGATCAGGACAAGCCCGAAGTCCAATATGACGAGGCGGGTCTCAACGCTGCCAATATCGTCGAGACGGTGCTGAAGGCGCTGCGCTGGAACGAGAGCGAGGTCGCGGGGGTGCGGGCCTAGGGTCTGGACTCAATACCTGCAATGCCCGTGACGGAGCGGATTTTGGTGCAGGGCAAGGCGAGAGGAGGAAGCGATGCGGCGTATCGTGACCGACGATCAACGCAGCCCTGCGCCAAAATCCGCCCGCCGTTTCGCGGTCGCTTTGGGAAGCCCGCTGGACTGCGTTGGGTCGCTTGCGCGTAGCGCCTACGCACTTCACAATCCGCCTTGCCAGCAGACTTCCCAAAGCGATCACGGGCGTTGCCGGTATTGAGTCCAGACTTTAAACCCCGCCCTCAGCGATCGAAGGTCAGCGCGGTATATCGTACCTCGCAGCCGCCCGCCGATTGCAGATAGCAGCCGACCTTGAAATAGGTCCGCTTGCCCGCAATGGTCCAGAAGCCGAGATTTTCCGTCAGCCGGATCGTCTCGCCATTGCCGCTGGAGAAAACCTCGATCGCGCCGCCGTTATTATAGGCGATGCGGATGCGCGCGGTCACGCCCGGGCCGGGCGCGGGTCCCAGATCGGTGAAGATCGTGTTGTTGTCGCCCAGACCGCGGCGATAGGCGACCCACATATGATTGGCCAGCCCTTCGCGGCTGGCGATCACGGCGATGCGGACGATCGGCGCACCCTCGGTCTCGCTGAACACCTGGGCGATGGTGAAGCTCGGCGACCTGCCGGCGTTCGCGGGTAGCTGGAAACTGGCGTCGAGTATCTTGTTAGTCGAGGACGCCTCGAAATTCGCGCCGCGAAGCTCCAGCCGCGTCGTCACCGACGCATTGCTGTCGACGACCCCATTGGTGAACGCAAAGACGAACCGGCCTTCGCTGTCGCGGTAGAAATTGTCGGGGTCGATGGTGAACGCTTGCAACGCGGCGGTGTTCATGCAGGCATTGATGCTCACCGGCCATTGCAGCGTCAGCGCATTGTCAAGTGCCTGACGGAACGCCGGATCGGAATAGGGCGACTGGCTGGTCGGGTTGGCAATGACGGGTTCGCACGTCGGCGTCGCGGCCGGTGTGGGGGTCGGCGTGGGCGTGGGCGTGGGCGTCGGCGTGGGTGTAAGTGTCGGCGTGGGTGTGGGTGTCGGCGTCGTCACGGTCCCGCCGCCGGATCCGGCGCTGCCACAGCCGGCGAGCAAAAGGGTGAGGGCCACGGATGTCAGGGTACTCGAACGCATTAAACAACCCTTCCAAGCGCCACCCGGTATGATACCGGTGTCATTACATGTTGTAGGACAACTTGCGAATCTTTCCGATGGAGAAGCGGTTCCGCGCGCGTGCACTGCTTTGGGAGCATTGATCGTGGCGCACGAATTGACGGGCGCGCAGGATCGGCTTACCCGTTTAATCGCGCGATTAGCCCAATGCGTCGTTGCCCGGCTTCTCTTCCGTTGGAAGGGTGCGAGTCCCACAGACAGGGAGGCCCGCATGCTCGTCAGATTTTCCCTTACGCTGCTCGCATTGACCGGATCGGCGCTGGCGCAGGACAAGCCGGCCGAGCCGCCCGCCCAGGTCAAGGCCGAAATGACTACCGAGACGTTCGAGATGTTCAAACTCGCCCCCGGCAAGACCGAGGATTTCATCCGCAGCCTGGCGGAGTGGGACAAGGTCAATGTCGCCGGAGGCGGCCAGCCGACGCGGCTGTACCTGCACGCTGGCGGCGAAGGGTGGGACGTACTGCTCTACAAGCCTGCGCGGGTGAAACCGACCCCGGCACAGGAAGCGGCGATGGCGGCGAAGATCAAGGAGCTGGGCCTGCCCACCGGGGCGATATACTTCCTCGAAATCCGTCAGAAGATGGCCGACCATATCCATTTCGAGGCGAGCGGACCGACCACTGCCGCCGCGTGGGTGACGGGACTCGATCGCCAGCGTGCCGAGGTAAAGGCAGGCAAATAGGCGGTTGTCCGGGCGGAATTTCCCCGCCCGGACCGCCTTGGAGGCTCATCCGGCGCCCAGATAGTGCCGCTGCGCCGCGTCGGTCGCGTTGACTGCCAGCAGGGTGTGCGACTCCACGCTGGTATGACGGCCGCGTCGGTCGGATGCGGCGTCCAGCACGCGATCGAGCAAGGCCTGCCCGTCATGCCACCAGCCCAGATCGCTGTCGGCATTCAGATGGCCCTGCGCACCCGCATCGAGGAATACGCTGCCCCAGTTCGCGGCGAGGTTGCGCGAGTGATCGATGCTCGCCCATGGATCGTCGCTGCTGGCAACGAGGATCGAAGGGAAGGGCAGCGGTTTGGACGGCGAGGGCGCGAACGCCCGCAATGCGCCATGCTCGCCGCCATCGACATCGGCGGGTGCGACCAGCAAGGCACCCGCGACCGGCAGCCCATAAGGCTGACCCGCCAGTTCCGCCCACCAGGCGACGGCGAGGCAGCCCAGGCTGTGCGCGACCAGCACCACCGGTGCCTGCACCTCGCGGATCGCCTGATCCAGCCTTGTCACCCAGCTGTTGCGGTGCGGGGTATTCCACATGCCGAGTTCGACCCGGCGGGTATCGGGACGCGATTGCTCCCACAATGTCTGCCAGTGCGACGGTCCCGAACCGCCAAGGCCCGGCACGGTCAGCACGATCGGCGAACTCACGTCATGCGGTGAGAAGATGGACATGGCCGAATCTCCTATATGACTGCTCCATGTCCGCTATGTTATTCCTATCGAATAGATAGGCAATAAACATTGCGTTGGAGCGACCCGTGGCTGCGATTGTCCGATCAGGCGGCGGCGGGGGGCTGCCATTGCGGGCGGACGTTCATCACGCCGACGAACAGCGGGGCGGCGATCTGGGTGGCGAGCCAGTGCTGAACTGCGGGGAGCGGCTGCGCGTCGAACCACGCCCGGTCGATCGCGGCGAACTGGCGGACGAACGGCATGATCGCGGCGTCGGTGAGCGAGCGGCGGTCGCCGCACAGCCAGCGCTGCCCGGTCAGCCGCGACTCGAGCATGATAAGGAACGCCAGCCCCGCGGCGCGGTGATCGACACCGTCGTCTGGATAACGATTGCCATATTTGGTGCGGTCGAGATGGCGCTTGAATCCGCCGTCATTGGCCGCGATCAGGGCGGTATCGTCGCCATTGAGCCACGTCTCGGGATCGTTCCGCCCCAGCGCCCAGCGCATGATATCGATGCTTTCGTCGATCACGCTGCCATCGGGCAGCACCAGCACCGGCACGGTTCCCTTGGGCGACGCGGCGAGCATCGCAGCGGGCTTGTCGCGTAGCTTCACCTC is a window from the Sphingomonas sp. LT1P40 genome containing:
- a CDS encoding metallophosphoesterase family protein, which gives rise to MIRLFHVSDIHFGAEDAAALDWFAGLVQAEQPDAVIMTGDLTMRARRREFEAAAAWLEGLGRPVTVEVGNHDLPYFNLWARLFTPYRRYRALEKMIERPLDLPGVTIVPMKTTARFQFRLNWSKGYVGGRALAETLAMIRDVPKDRLVFVACHHPLIEAGTRSTSRTRGGREALAALTAAGVDAVLTGHVHDPFDIAHESVRLIGAGTLSERTRDSAPSFNEITIDGVAFTTVARMMGASADPTIAAEGPDTEVRL
- the rpsI gene encoding 30S ribosomal protein S9 yields the protein MSDGRQSLSDLGAIAAGETPAAVTAGAPASAEDYIAGAPAPVVSTMPLREQILDAYGRAYATGRRKDAVARVWIKPGSGKITINGRDQQVYFARPTLRLVINQPFGVAERDGQYDVVCTVKGGGLSGQAGAVKHGIAQALTKFEPLLRAPVKAAGFLTRDSRAVERKKYGKAKARRSFQFSKR
- the rplM gene encoding 50S ribosomal protein L13 — translated: MKALMKTTKSVRPADVEKKWHIVDAQDLVVGRAAVVIANVLRGKHKTSFTPHVDCGDNVIVINADKVKFTGKKLADKVYYKHTGYAGGIKEVTAQKLLEGRFPERVLEKAIERMIPRGPLGREQMRNLRIFKGAEHPHAAQNPEVLDIAAMSRKNKVGN
- the cutA gene encoding divalent-cation tolerance protein CutA, producing the protein MSDIALLHVTFANADEAERIGRSMVGENLAACVNLLGPCTSIYRWHGLIETATEYRALFKTTPELARELAERIAALHSYDLPAIEIWPAAAGDAVAQWVDDSTR
- a CDS encoding COX15/CtaA family protein yields the protein MSAFTHPVRPRAIANWLFFVAALIVLMVAVGGITRLTESGLSITEWKLVTGILPPLSEAAWQAEFAKYKLIPEYSQINQGMSLAAFKGIYFWEYLHRLLGRLIGVAFALPLAWFAFRRAIPQGYGWRLVALLALGALQGVIGWWMVTSGLAERTDVSHFRLAAHLLLALFILAALIWTALDLRRLGRDAGSRPARVTAVAGWTGLILFVQLVFGAFVAGLNAGLVTNEWPLMNGKLFPSEVLAVRPFLDALFNDPALIHWVHRWWAFVAVGALIVLARRAKAAGDRRASIAIHSAFGIQILLGIATVMTGVEIVVAVLHQLVGALVVAASAWGAHSIGRRR
- a CDS encoding MerC domain-containing protein, which encodes MAYAVAPRFWEQVDTRFDRFAIGVSSLCLAHCLASTVLLALVSAAGGLLHPAIHEIGLMLAIVFGLVALGRGIWKHGYMMPSAVGAFGLGMMAGALSLPHGGQEILWTVVGVAVLALGHDLNRRATY
- a CDS encoding Fur family transcriptional regulator, with protein sequence MHAHKHHEHEGSDLTDAAQATLEKAGEQWTTMRASIFEALAGFDKPASAYDIAEAVSKKEGRRVAANSVYRILDLFVSANLARRVESSNAYVANAHPDCLHDCIFLVCDSCGQTTHLDDDSITRNVRSAAKDAGFSPVRPVIEVRGKCADCD
- the dxs gene encoding 1-deoxy-D-xylulose-5-phosphate synthase, whose amino-acid sequence is MADLPNTPLLDTVDTPHDLRKLKSNQLRQLADELRAETISAVGTTGGHLGSGLGVVELTVAIHYVFDTPEDRLVWDVGHQCYPHKILTGRRDRIRTLRMGGGLSGFTKRSESEYDPFGAAHSSTSISAALGFAVANKLSGKPGRGIAVIGDGSMSAGMAYEAMNNAEQAGNRLIVILNDNDMSIAPPVGGLSAYLARVVSSSEYLGLRSLASKVVRKLSRRVHSAASKTEEFARGMVTGGTLFEELGFYYVGPIDGHNLDHLIPVLENVRDAKEGPVLVHVVTKKGKGYAPAEASADKYHGVQKFDVITGAQAKSPPGPPSYQNVFGETLAKLAETDPRICAITAAMPSGTGVDKFAQAHPERAFDVGIAEQHAVTFAAGLAAQGMRPFCAIYSTFLQRAYDQVVHDVAIQNLPVRFAIDRAGLVGADGATHAGSFDVTYLATLPNFVVMAPADEAELAHMTKTAVEHDSGPIALRYPRGNGTGVEIPAEPQVLEIGKGRIVRTGHKVAILSLGTRLAEALKAADTLDAKGLSTTVADLRFAKPLDEALIRRLLTTHEVAVTIEENSVGGFGAHVLTLASDEGLIDAGLKLRTLRLPDRFQDQDKPEVQYDEAGLNAANIVETVLKALRWNESEVAGVRA
- a CDS encoding polysaccharide lyase family 7 protein, encoding MALTLLLAGCGSAGSGGGTVTTPTPTPTPTLTPTPTPTPTPTPTPTPAATPTCEPVIANPTSQSPYSDPAFRQALDNALTLQWPVSINACMNTAALQAFTIDPDNFYRDSEGRFVFAFTNGVVDSNASVTTRLELRGANFEASSTNKILDASFQLPANAGRSPSFTIAQVFSETEGAPIVRIAVIASREGLANHMWVAYRRGLGDNNTIFTDLGPAPGPGVTARIRIAYNNGGAIEVFSSGNGETIRLTENLGFWTIAGKRTYFKVGCYLQSAGGCEVRYTALTFDR
- a CDS encoding RBBP9/YdeN family alpha/beta hydrolase, yielding MSIFSPHDVSSPIVLTVPGLGGSGPSHWQTLWEQSRPDTRRVELGMWNTPHRNSWVTRLDQAIREVQAPVVLVAHSLGCLAVAWWAELAGQPYGLPVAGALLVAPADVDGGEHGALRAFAPSPSKPLPFPSILVASSDDPWASIDHSRNLAANWGSVFLDAGAQGHLNADSDLGWWHDGQALLDRVLDAASDRRGRHTSVESHTLLAVNATDAAQRHYLGAG
- a CDS encoding glutathione S-transferase, which produces MTDPILYSFRRCPYAIRARMALAISGVSHEIREVKLRDKPAAMLAASPKGTVPVLVLPDGSVIDESIDIMRWALGRNDPETWLNGDDTALIAANDGGFKRHLDRTKYGNRYPDDGVDHRAAGLAFLIMLESRLTGQRWLCGDRRSLTDAAIMPFVRQFAAIDRAWFDAQPLPAVQHWLATQIAAPLFVGVMNVRPQWQPPAAA